Proteins encoded together in one Sinorhizobium meliloti window:
- a CDS encoding carbohydrate kinase, translated as MIVCCGEALIDMLPRETAAGESAFAPYAGGAIFNTAVALGRLGVPTGFFTGLSDDMFGDILRATLEAANVDFAPCATLPLHTTLAFVKLVDGHASYAFFDENTAGRMITTEHLPALGDFCEALHFGAISLIPEPCGSTYEALMAREHEKRVISFDPNIRPGFIKDRGAHVGRMKRMAAMSDIVKFSDEDLAWFGMEGSHDTLAAEWLKRGPKLVLITRGADGAVGYTDGHKVEVASERVEVVDTVGAGDTFDAGVLAALKFSGLLTKEKVASLTDEAIRQALTLGAKAAAVTVSRAGANPPWRHELGL; from the coding sequence ATGATCGTTTGCTGCGGAGAGGCCCTGATCGACATGCTGCCGCGGGAGACGGCGGCGGGCGAGAGCGCCTTTGCTCCCTATGCGGGCGGCGCGATCTTCAACACGGCCGTCGCGCTCGGCCGGCTCGGCGTCCCCACGGGCTTCTTCACCGGCCTCTCGGACGATATGTTCGGCGACATCCTGCGCGCGACGCTCGAGGCCGCGAATGTCGATTTCGCTCCCTGCGCCACGCTGCCGCTGCACACGACGCTCGCCTTCGTGAAGCTCGTCGACGGGCATGCGAGCTACGCCTTCTTCGACGAAAACACGGCCGGGAGGATGATCACCACGGAGCACCTTCCGGCGCTCGGAGATTTCTGCGAGGCGCTGCATTTCGGTGCGATCAGCCTCATTCCCGAGCCCTGCGGCTCCACTTACGAGGCGCTGATGGCGCGGGAGCACGAAAAACGGGTGATCTCCTTCGATCCGAATATCCGCCCCGGCTTCATCAAAGACCGGGGGGCGCATGTCGGACGCATGAAGCGAATGGCCGCCATGTCCGATATCGTCAAGTTCTCCGACGAGGACCTCGCCTGGTTCGGCATGGAGGGCAGCCACGACACGCTCGCAGCCGAATGGCTGAAACGCGGCCCGAAGCTGGTGCTGATCACCCGCGGCGCGGACGGCGCGGTCGGTTATACGGACGGCCACAAGGTCGAGGTCGCGAGCGAACGGGTCGAGGTCGTCGATACGGTCGGCGCGGGCGACACTTTCGATGCCGGTGTACTGGCCGCGTTGAAGTTCAGCGGCCTCCTGACCAAGGAGAAGGTGGCAAGCCTGACCGACGAGGCCATCCGTCAGGCCCTGACGCTCGGAGCGAAGGCGGCGGCCGTCACTGTTTCGCGCGCAGGCGCCAACCCACCCTGGCGGCACGAACTCGGGCTGTGA
- the pgi gene encoding glucose-6-phosphate isomerase, whose protein sequence is MKALVENLKATARETDATDIRAAFAADPNRFSRFSTAFDDLLFDYSKCAVNDRVIDGLEALAKAAKVEEKRDAMFRGDIINITEERAVLHTALRNRSNRPVLVGGKDVMPDVNAVLEAMGKFADDVRSGALKGATGKKITDVVNIGIGGSDLGPVMATLALAPFHDGPRLHFVSNVDGAHIADTLKLLDPETSLFIVASKTFTTIETMTNAATARAFIAGKLGETAVGHHFAAVSTALDKVGAFGIDAARVFGFWDWVGGRYSIWSAIGLPLMIAIGKENFDRFLDGGHAMDEHFRSAPLRRNVPMLLGLIGFYHRNVLGYPSRAILPYDQRLTRFPAYLQQLDMESNGKGVTLDSQPVEFATGPVVWGEPGTNGQHAFYQLIHQGTDIIPAEFMIAANGHERDLRHQHQLLMANCLAQSEALMKGRTLAEAKAQLTSKGMDEAKADKIAPHRVFTGNRPSLTIVYDQLDPFALGRLIALYEHRVFVEGALFNINSFDQWGVELGKELATGLLPVIEGKESTEGHDSSTAGLVAALLKAAR, encoded by the coding sequence ATGAAAGCGCTTGTCGAAAACCTGAAAGCCACTGCACGCGAAACCGATGCGACCGATATCCGTGCCGCCTTCGCGGCCGATCCGAACCGCTTCTCGCGCTTCAGCACGGCGTTCGACGACCTCCTCTTCGACTATTCCAAATGCGCCGTGAACGACCGGGTGATCGACGGCCTCGAAGCGCTCGCCAAGGCGGCGAAGGTCGAGGAAAAGCGCGATGCGATGTTCCGGGGCGATATCATCAACATCACCGAGGAGCGCGCGGTTCTGCACACGGCGCTCAGGAACAGGTCGAACCGGCCGGTTCTCGTGGGTGGCAAGGACGTCATGCCGGACGTCAATGCCGTGCTGGAGGCCATGGGCAAGTTCGCTGACGACGTCCGCTCCGGTGCCCTGAAAGGAGCCACAGGCAAGAAAATCACCGACGTCGTCAATATAGGCATCGGGGGCTCCGACCTCGGCCCCGTCATGGCGACGCTGGCGCTTGCCCCCTTCCATGACGGTCCGCGGCTGCACTTCGTTTCCAACGTCGACGGCGCCCACATCGCAGATACGCTGAAGCTCCTCGATCCCGAGACCTCTCTCTTCATCGTCGCCTCCAAGACTTTCACCACGATCGAGACGATGACCAATGCGGCGACTGCCCGCGCCTTCATCGCCGGCAAGCTCGGCGAGACGGCGGTGGGTCATCACTTCGCGGCCGTCTCCACCGCCCTGGATAAGGTCGGCGCCTTCGGCATCGATGCCGCCCGCGTCTTCGGCTTTTGGGACTGGGTCGGCGGGCGCTATTCCATCTGGTCTGCGATCGGCCTGCCGCTGATGATCGCGATCGGCAAGGAGAATTTCGACCGCTTCCTCGATGGCGGCCACGCCATGGACGAGCATTTCCGCAGCGCGCCGCTTCGCCGGAATGTCCCCATGCTCCTCGGGCTCATCGGCTTCTATCATCGCAACGTTCTCGGCTATCCGTCGCGGGCGATCCTGCCCTACGACCAGCGGCTGACGCGCTTCCCGGCCTATCTGCAGCAGCTCGACATGGAATCGAACGGCAAGGGCGTGACGCTCGACAGCCAGCCGGTCGAATTCGCGACCGGTCCCGTGGTCTGGGGCGAGCCCGGCACCAATGGCCAGCATGCCTTCTATCAGCTCATCCACCAGGGAACCGATATCATTCCCGCCGAGTTCATGATCGCGGCGAACGGCCACGAAAGGGACCTGCGCCACCAGCACCAGCTCCTGATGGCGAACTGCCTGGCGCAGTCGGAAGCCCTCATGAAGGGGCGTACGCTGGCGGAAGCCAAGGCGCAGCTGACCTCCAAGGGAATGGACGAGGCAAAGGCCGACAAAATCGCACCCCACCGCGTCTTCACCGGAAACCGGCCGTCGCTGACCATCGTCTACGATCAGCTCGACCCCTTCGCGCTCGGCCGTCTGATCGCGCTTTACGAACATCGCGTTTTTGTCGAAGGCGCGCTCTTCAATATCAATTCCTTCGACCAGTGGGGCGTCGAGCTCGGCAAGGAACTGGCGACCGGCCTGCTGCCCGTCATCGAAGGCAAGGAAAGCACCGAGGGACACGATTCCTCGACCGCCGGACTCGTTGCTGCGCTGTTGAAGGCGGCACGCTGA
- a CDS encoding long-chain fatty acid--CoA ligase, with amino-acid sequence MAEASTQQSGSGTAKIWLGSYPPGVPADIGPLTYRSIGEFFDHAVAQYSWRPAFTCMGKALTFSDLNAHSAKIGAWLQSLGLASGDRVAVMMPNILQNPVIVYGILRAGFTVVNVNPLYTPRELEHQLVDAGAKATFVLENFAHTVEQVLPRTKVKHVVVASMGDMLGPKGTIVNLVVRRVKKLVPAWSIPGHLSFKSVLAKGATLGFKRPNVAPGDVAFLQYTGGTTGVSKGATLTHANLLSNMAQMELWLNTAFLRKPRPESLTFMCALPLYHIFALTVNSLMGLATGGNNILIPNPRDIPAFVKELGRYRTNIFPGLNTLFNALMNNPEFRKLDFSSLILTFGGGMAVQRPVAERWLELTGCPIHEGYGLSETSPVATANRLDTDDFTGTIGMPLPSTEIEIRDEDGRTLPAGEIGEICIRGPQVMAGYWQRPEETARAISPDGFFRTGDVGFMDAEGLTKIVDRKKDMILVSGFNVFPNEIEEVAATHPGILECAAIGIADPHSGEAVKLFVVRKDPNLTEEEVKRHCAANLTNYKRPRHVEFRTELPKSNVGKILRKDLRG; translated from the coding sequence ATGGCGGAAGCAAGCACCCAGCAGTCGGGTTCCGGTACGGCGAAGATCTGGCTCGGATCCTACCCGCCGGGCGTGCCCGCCGACATCGGCCCGCTCACCTACCGCTCCATCGGCGAATTCTTCGATCACGCGGTTGCGCAATATTCCTGGCGGCCCGCATTCACCTGCATGGGCAAGGCGCTGACCTTCTCCGATCTCAATGCGCATTCGGCCAAAATCGGCGCCTGGCTCCAGTCGCTGGGGCTCGCGAGCGGCGATCGGGTTGCGGTGATGATGCCCAACATCCTTCAAAATCCCGTCATCGTCTACGGAATCCTGCGAGCCGGCTTCACCGTCGTCAACGTCAATCCGCTCTATACGCCGCGCGAACTGGAGCACCAGTTGGTGGATGCCGGCGCCAAGGCGACCTTCGTGCTCGAGAACTTCGCCCATACGGTCGAGCAGGTGCTGCCCCGCACGAAGGTCAAGCATGTCGTGGTCGCCAGCATGGGCGACATGCTTGGTCCGAAGGGAACAATCGTCAATCTGGTGGTGCGCCGCGTCAAGAAGCTCGTCCCCGCCTGGTCGATTCCAGGTCACCTTTCTTTCAAGTCGGTTCTTGCCAAGGGCGCGACGCTCGGCTTCAAGCGGCCGAACGTGGCGCCGGGAGATGTCGCCTTCCTGCAATATACCGGCGGCACCACCGGTGTTTCCAAGGGCGCAACGCTGACGCACGCCAATCTCCTGTCCAACATGGCCCAGATGGAACTGTGGCTGAACACGGCCTTCCTGCGCAAACCGCGCCCGGAGAGTCTCACCTTCATGTGCGCGCTGCCGCTCTATCATATCTTCGCGCTCACGGTGAATTCGCTGATGGGGCTGGCAACCGGCGGCAACAACATCCTGATACCGAACCCGCGCGACATCCCCGCCTTCGTCAAGGAGCTCGGCAGGTACAGGACGAACATCTTTCCGGGGCTGAACACGCTCTTCAACGCGTTGATGAACAATCCCGAATTCCGCAAACTCGACTTCTCGTCCCTGATCCTGACCTTCGGGGGCGGCATGGCGGTGCAGCGGCCCGTCGCCGAGCGCTGGCTTGAGCTCACCGGCTGCCCGATCCATGAAGGCTACGGCCTTTCCGAGACCTCGCCGGTAGCGACCGCCAACCGCCTCGACACCGACGATTTCACCGGCACGATCGGCATGCCGCTGCCCTCGACGGAGATCGAGATCCGCGACGAGGACGGGCGCACGCTTCCCGCTGGCGAAATCGGAGAGATCTGCATTCGCGGGCCCCAGGTGATGGCGGGCTACTGGCAGCGCCCTGAGGAAACGGCCAGGGCCATTTCGCCGGACGGCTTCTTCCGCACCGGCGATGTCGGCTTCATGGACGCCGAGGGGCTGACGAAGATCGTCGACCGGAAGAAGGACATGATCCTCGTCTCGGGGTTCAACGTTTTCCCCAACGAGATCGAGGAGGTGGCGGCGACCCATCCCGGCATCCTCGAATGCGCCGCAATCGGTATTGCCGACCCGCATTCCGGCGAAGCGGTCAAGCTCTTCGTCGTGCGCAAGGACCCGAACCTCACCGAAGAAGAGGTCAAGCGCCACTGCGCCGCCAACCTCACCAACTACAAGCGGCCGCGGCACGTGGAGTTCCGCACCGAATTGCCCAAGTCGAACGTCGGCAAGATCCTGCGCAAGGATCTTCGCGGGTAA
- a CDS encoding MFS transporter produces MSEDVLSADIGPTHIGKSRNRVSAAEIALAVGGFGIGTGEFAIMGLLPQVADDVAVSVPAAGAVISAYALGVVVGAPLIAVLAARFARFHVLLVLMAVFALGNFASAFAPSFHPLVAARFFAGLPHGAYFGVAALVAAGLAAPNQRARAVGRVMMGLTIATLFGTPLVAWFGQALGWRSAFAIVGGISLMTMVLIWLHVPRDRRDPQATPLRELSALGSLQVWLLLGICAIGCGGMFAVFTYIAPALTQVAGVSVANVPVMLSVFGAGMILGNIVGSRLADWSLTRAIGIALVFNVFAYILFYFTMTSPWMAIVNVLFIGGGFAVVPGVQTRLMDVAGKAQTLAAALSHSAFNLANALGAWLGGIAIAAGYGWTSPGLVGAVLGIGGFAIFLASVVVDRRRGDA; encoded by the coding sequence ATGTCCGAAGACGTCCTTTCCGCCGATATCGGCCCCACCCATATAGGCAAGTCCCGCAACAGGGTTTCCGCGGCGGAAATCGCGCTGGCTGTCGGCGGTTTCGGTATCGGTACCGGCGAATTCGCCATTATGGGTCTGTTGCCTCAGGTCGCAGACGACGTCGCGGTGTCGGTGCCGGCGGCCGGCGCCGTCATCAGCGCCTATGCGCTCGGGGTCGTCGTCGGGGCGCCGTTGATCGCGGTGCTTGCGGCGCGGTTCGCCCGTTTTCATGTGCTGCTGGTCCTGATGGCGGTCTTTGCGTTGGGCAATTTCGCGTCCGCATTTGCTCCAAGTTTCCACCCGCTCGTCGCCGCGCGCTTTTTCGCGGGCCTGCCGCACGGCGCCTATTTCGGCGTGGCGGCACTGGTGGCGGCAGGACTTGCGGCACCGAACCAGCGGGCGCGCGCGGTCGGGCGGGTCATGATGGGGCTGACGATCGCCACCCTTTTCGGCACGCCGCTCGTCGCCTGGTTCGGCCAGGCGCTCGGCTGGCGCAGCGCCTTTGCGATCGTCGGCGGCATCAGCCTTATGACGATGGTCCTGATCTGGCTTCACGTGCCGCGGGACAGGCGCGATCCGCAGGCGACGCCGCTGCGCGAATTGAGCGCGCTGGGAAGCCTCCAGGTCTGGTTGCTGCTGGGCATCTGTGCGATCGGCTGCGGCGGGATGTTCGCCGTCTTCACCTATATCGCACCGGCGCTGACCCAGGTCGCGGGCGTTTCCGTCGCCAATGTACCCGTCATGCTGTCGGTCTTCGGCGCAGGCATGATCCTCGGCAATATCGTGGGTTCGCGGCTCGCCGATTGGTCGCTTACGCGCGCCATCGGCATCGCGCTCGTCTTCAACGTCTTCGCTTACATCCTCTTCTATTTCACCATGACGAGCCCCTGGATGGCGATCGTCAACGTGCTGTTCATCGGCGGCGGCTTCGCCGTCGTTCCGGGCGTCCAGACCCGGCTGATGGACGTCGCCGGAAAGGCGCAGACGCTCGCGGCAGCCCTCAGTCATTCCGCCTTCAATCTCGCCAATGCTCTTGGCGCCTGGCTCGGCGGCATTGCCATCGCCGCCGGCTATGGCTGGACTTCGCCGGGGCTCGTCGGCGCCGTACTCGGCATCGGCGGTTTCGCCATATTCCTCGCCTCGGTGGTCGTTGATCGCCGGAGAGGGGACGCGTAG
- a CDS encoding AI-2E family transporter, which produces MQLGNRERENLPVEPRLFGQPAHSRSALVVPISAARWLLVLILLCGVYFFHGFLVPVLAAVVIGFASWPIYWRLLQGVNGNRTLAATIAIISVVAFIVVPISLVAIYAVDEVRDWLVWAVATNANGAPAPAWLATIPAVGAWLGEQWVKYVGHPGALGELVQLVSGSNIGNIYRGVLVVGASAFQSFLTLLFMLITLFFVYRDGQSFSKQLDHLGERIFPMRWERLSRVVPLTISSTVTGMGIIAIGEGIVLGVAYWLAGVPSPVTLGIITGVMALVPGGAPLCFTLVSVYLVASGSPVHGVALFTWGTTELFIVDKTLRPRLVGGPIKLPFLPTFFGLIGGVKTMGFLGLFVGPVLMALLVAIWREWLREVTSQPEPTVNGIPRVDISAK; this is translated from the coding sequence GTGCAATTGGGCAATCGCGAACGAGAGAATCTACCTGTGGAGCCGCGGCTCTTCGGGCAGCCGGCCCATTCACGCTCCGCCCTCGTCGTGCCGATTTCGGCGGCCCGGTGGCTGCTCGTTCTCATTCTGCTTTGCGGCGTCTATTTCTTCCATGGTTTCCTCGTGCCGGTGCTTGCGGCGGTGGTCATCGGGTTCGCGAGCTGGCCCATCTATTGGCGGCTGCTTCAGGGCGTGAACGGCAACCGCACACTTGCTGCGACCATCGCCATCATTTCCGTCGTCGCCTTTATCGTCGTGCCGATCTCGCTCGTCGCGATCTATGCCGTTGACGAAGTGCGCGATTGGCTCGTCTGGGCGGTTGCGACCAATGCGAATGGCGCCCCGGCGCCTGCCTGGCTGGCGACGATCCCGGCGGTGGGCGCCTGGCTCGGCGAACAATGGGTCAAATATGTCGGTCACCCCGGCGCTCTCGGGGAATTGGTGCAGCTCGTGAGCGGCTCCAATATCGGCAATATCTATCGCGGCGTGCTCGTGGTCGGTGCCTCCGCCTTCCAGTCCTTCCTGACGCTCCTTTTCATGCTGATCACGCTCTTCTTCGTCTATCGCGACGGCCAGTCCTTTTCGAAGCAGCTCGACCATCTTGGCGAACGGATCTTCCCGATGCGCTGGGAGAGGCTGTCGCGCGTGGTGCCTCTTACGATCAGTTCGACGGTCACCGGCATGGGCATCATCGCGATCGGCGAAGGCATCGTGCTCGGCGTCGCCTATTGGCTGGCCGGCGTGCCGTCGCCGGTGACGCTCGGCATCATCACCGGCGTCATGGCGCTCGTGCCGGGCGGCGCTCCGCTCTGCTTCACTCTGGTCTCGGTCTATCTCGTTGCAAGCGGCTCGCCCGTCCACGGCGTCGCACTGTTCACCTGGGGTACGACGGAGCTCTTCATCGTAGACAAGACATTGCGCCCGAGGCTCGTCGGCGGCCCGATCAAGCTGCCCTTCCTGCCGACGTTTTTCGGCCTGATCGGTGGCGTCAAGACGATGGGGTTTCTCGGTCTCTTCGTCGGCCCGGTCCTGATGGCGCTGCTCGTCGCCATCTGGCGCGAATGGCTTCGCGAGGTGACGAGCCAGCCGGAGCCGACCGTCAACGGTATACCCAGGGTGGATATTTCCGCCAAGTGA
- a CDS encoding CDP-alcohol phosphatidyltransferase family protein produces the protein MSVAPDGEDADRPGADRRPIAARDSGYARRLTALLLKTSVTPNQISLASVVFAALGAGALLSAVRWPFLYPVALAAIQLRLLCNLLDGMVAVEGGRGSPVGAIYNEFPDRVADTLLIVALGYAAGAGWLGWAGALAAALTAYVRVFGGSLGQGQDFRGPMAKQHRMALMSLACVLAFAEAFLMTERLVLYATAWIILAGALVTCATRTRAIVARIREGANP, from the coding sequence ATGAGTGTCGCACCCGACGGCGAAGACGCAGACAGGCCGGGCGCGGATCGTCGCCCCATCGCCGCGCGCGACAGCGGCTACGCGCGGCGCTTGACGGCGTTGCTCCTGAAGACTTCGGTCACGCCGAACCAGATCTCGCTTGCAAGCGTCGTCTTTGCCGCGCTGGGGGCAGGGGCCCTCCTTTCCGCAGTCCGCTGGCCGTTCCTTTATCCTGTGGCGCTCGCCGCTATTCAGTTGCGCCTCCTGTGCAATCTTCTCGACGGCATGGTGGCGGTCGAGGGCGGGCGCGGTTCGCCGGTGGGGGCGATCTACAACGAGTTTCCCGACCGGGTCGCCGACACCTTGCTCATCGTTGCACTCGGCTATGCCGCCGGCGCGGGATGGCTCGGCTGGGCGGGAGCGCTTGCGGCCGCCTTGACGGCCTATGTGCGCGTCTTCGGCGGGTCGCTCGGCCAGGGCCAGGACTTCCGCGGTCCCATGGCGAAACAGCACCGCATGGCGTTGATGAGTCTCGCCTGCGTTCTGGCATTCGCGGAAGCGTTTCTGATGACGGAGCGCCTCGTGCTTTACGCCACGGCTTGGATCATCCTTGCCGGTGCGCTCGTCACATGCGCGACCCGCACCAGGGCCATCGTCGCGCGCATTCGGGAAGGCGCGAATCCGTGA
- a CDS encoding lysophospholipid acyltransferase family protein, protein MIDLALIGLTRFIVGGQAHWMGSRPEMRQRIYFANHASHLDTLLIWSALPRALRASTHPIAAADYWGRGAVRRHIGLKVLNGVLVERSTQGPPGAALAPLRNVLCEGESLILFPEGTRGSERLPAPFKSGLYWLSQEFPDVELIPTYLDNPSRAFPKGTFLPVPISCTVRFGPPVARHTGEEKEAFLERARAAVAALAPEPIG, encoded by the coding sequence GTGATCGACCTGGCATTGATCGGCCTCACGCGGTTCATCGTCGGCGGGCAGGCGCACTGGATGGGCTCGCGGCCGGAAATGCGCCAGCGCATCTATTTCGCCAATCACGCGAGCCATCTCGATACGCTGCTGATCTGGTCGGCGCTGCCGCGTGCGTTGCGCGCATCGACGCACCCGATCGCCGCGGCGGACTATTGGGGCAGGGGCGCCGTGAGGCGTCATATCGGGCTGAAGGTGCTGAACGGCGTGCTCGTCGAGCGCTCGACGCAGGGGCCGCCCGGAGCGGCTCTCGCACCCTTGCGCAACGTGCTCTGCGAGGGTGAGTCACTCATTCTTTTCCCGGAGGGCACGCGCGGCAGCGAGCGGTTGCCGGCGCCGTTCAAGAGCGGGCTCTACTGGCTGTCTCAGGAATTTCCCGACGTGGAACTGATCCCGACCTATCTCGACAATCCCTCGCGCGCCTTTCCCAAGGGAACCTTTTTGCCCGTCCCCATCAGCTGCACGGTGCGTTTCGGACCGCCGGTCGCGCGCCACACCGGCGAAGAGAAGGAGGCTTTTCTGGAACGCGCCCGCGCAGCGGTCGCCGCACTTGCGCCGGAACCCATCGGATGA
- a CDS encoding phosphatidate cytidylyltransferase, producing MSLNDKLFILFAGIVALLGAASLIGFVLSRRATSETGRATIDNLNARIRAWWVMIAIFAVSFALGRGVTLVLFALTSFYTLREFVSLTPTRAADHLPLVASFYVLLPLQYWLISIDWYALFTILIPVYGFLLLPSLSALKGDTEQFLLRVSRIQWGLMLTVYCISHAPALLTLDIPGRPGEGFLLLFFLITIAQFSDVMQYVFGKLFGRTKIAPVVSPSKTVEGLAGGGLSAVAAGAALWWITPFTPLQAAAMALAIVAMGFLGGLALSAVKRSMGVKDWGSMISGHGGVLDRMDSLSFAAPVFFHLTRYFYT from the coding sequence ATGTCCTTGAACGACAAACTCTTTATCCTCTTTGCCGGCATAGTCGCTCTTCTCGGAGCGGCATCGCTGATCGGCTTCGTGCTGTCGCGCCGCGCGACGTCCGAAACGGGGCGGGCGACAATCGACAATCTCAATGCCCGTATCAGGGCATGGTGGGTGATGATCGCCATATTCGCGGTGAGTTTCGCTCTCGGCCGCGGCGTCACGCTCGTGCTCTTTGCTCTCACCTCCTTCTACACGCTGCGCGAGTTCGTTTCGCTGACGCCGACGCGTGCCGCCGATCACCTGCCGCTCGTCGCTTCCTTTTACGTTCTGCTGCCGCTGCAATACTGGCTGATCTCGATCGACTGGTACGCGCTTTTCACCATTCTGATACCGGTCTACGGCTTCCTCCTCCTGCCGAGCCTTTCCGCGCTCAAGGGCGACACGGAGCAGTTCCTGCTGCGCGTCTCGCGCATCCAGTGGGGGCTGATGCTGACGGTCTATTGCATCAGCCACGCACCGGCCCTCCTCACGCTCGACATCCCCGGCCGGCCGGGCGAAGGCTTTCTGCTGCTCTTCTTCCTCATCACCATCGCGCAGTTCAGCGATGTCATGCAGTATGTCTTCGGCAAACTTTTCGGCCGGACGAAGATCGCACCGGTCGTCAGCCCGTCGAAAACGGTCGAGGGACTTGCCGGAGGCGGGCTTTCGGCCGTGGCTGCCGGCGCGGCCTTGTGGTGGATAACGCCCTTCACGCCGTTGCAGGCGGCCGCCATGGCCCTCGCCATCGTCGCCATGGGCTTTCTCGGCGGACTGGCGCTCTCGGCCGTGAAGCGCTCGATGGGCGTAAAGGACTGGGGCTCGATGATCAGCGGCCATGGCGGCGTACTCGACCGAATGGATTCGCTGAGCTTCGCGGCACCGGTGTTCTTTCACCTGACGCGATATTTTTACACGTGA
- a CDS encoding extracellular solute-binding protein, translating to MRIAFLIVLTTILATPASAQDTALHDPSISRDAQDGVIRLYGAGGPHTAIRKVADVWTKETGRKVEITAGPEKTWSKKAQADADVIWGTSEQAMTAFLETYQRFSSDQVAPIYLRPAVIAVKAGNPKGITKFEDLLAVGTKIVVTEGAGVANTSGTGVWEDIAGRLGRLEDVAAFRRNIVAFEHGSGASFKAFKALDADAWITWPNWPVSNPDTLEAVMLSSDRAIWRDLSVALAPDADPEAKAFLDYLISDEAQKIMSREGWIR from the coding sequence GTGCGAATTGCGTTTCTGATTGTTCTGACAACGATCCTTGCCACGCCTGCTTCGGCGCAGGACACCGCACTCCATGACCCTTCGATCAGCCGCGATGCCCAGGATGGGGTGATCCGTCTTTACGGTGCAGGCGGTCCGCACACCGCCATCCGGAAAGTCGCGGACGTCTGGACGAAGGAGACCGGCCGCAAGGTCGAAATCACCGCCGGGCCGGAGAAGACATGGTCGAAAAAGGCGCAGGCCGATGCGGACGTCATTTGGGGCACCTCCGAGCAGGCGATGACTGCTTTTCTCGAGACGTATCAAAGATTTTCGTCGGATCAGGTCGCGCCGATTTACCTGCGTCCCGCAGTGATTGCCGTGAAAGCGGGTAATCCCAAGGGGATCACAAAATTCGAGGACCTTCTGGCGGTGGGGACGAAAATCGTGGTAACCGAGGGGGCTGGCGTCGCCAACACATCGGGGACGGGTGTATGGGAGGACATCGCGGGCCGCCTCGGCCGGCTGGAGGATGTCGCGGCGTTCCGCAGGAACATTGTCGCTTTCGAACATGGTTCCGGCGCGAGCTTCAAGGCGTTCAAAGCGTTGGATGCAGACGCCTGGATCACCTGGCCGAATTGGCCGGTTTCGAACCCCGACACCCTGGAAGCGGTGATGCTGTCGAGCGATCGGGCAATATGGCGCGACTTGAGCGTGGCGCTGGCCCCCGACGCCGATCCCGAAGCAAAAGCGTTTCTGGACTATCTGATCTCCGATGAAGCGCAGAAGATCATGTCCCGCGAAGGCTGGATACGCTGA
- a CDS encoding nitronate monooxygenase family protein: protein MSLPPILSGKTRLPVVGAPLFIVSHPRLTIAQCKAGIIGAFPALNARPQSQLDEWLAEITETLADHDARHPERPAAPFAVNQIVHKSNVRLEQDLMLCVKYKVPIVISSLGAVPEVNAAIHSYGGVVLHDVINNRHANSAIRKGADGLIAVAAGAGGHAGTLSPFALVQEIRAWFDGPLLLSGAIATGGAVLAAQAMGADMAYIGSPFIATEEARASDAYKQMIVDSNAADIVYSNYFTGIHGNYLKPSILAAGMDPANLPEADPSKMDFGTATEGAKAWKDIWGCGQGIGAVREVGTVARLIDRLEQEYDAARARLGFASNSEGPPAQEFSSSRN, encoded by the coding sequence ATGTCGTTGCCGCCAATCCTGTCAGGGAAAACGAGGCTGCCGGTCGTAGGGGCGCCGCTTTTCATCGTCTCGCATCCCCGGCTGACGATCGCACAATGCAAGGCCGGCATTATCGGCGCCTTTCCGGCGCTCAACGCCCGCCCGCAATCGCAGCTCGACGAATGGCTGGCGGAGATCACCGAGACACTGGCCGACCACGATGCCAGACACCCCGAGCGCCCGGCGGCACCCTTCGCGGTGAACCAGATCGTACACAAATCGAACGTCCGGCTCGAGCAGGATCTGATGCTTTGCGTCAAGTACAAGGTTCCGATCGTCATCTCCTCGCTAGGGGCCGTACCGGAGGTGAATGCCGCCATCCATTCCTATGGCGGTGTCGTTCTCCATGACGTCATCAACAACCGCCATGCGAATTCCGCGATCCGCAAGGGCGCAGACGGGCTTATCGCAGTCGCGGCAGGCGCTGGCGGCCATGCGGGAACGCTCTCGCCCTTCGCGCTCGTGCAGGAAATCCGCGCCTGGTTCGACGGGCCGCTTCTGCTTTCGGGCGCGATCGCCACCGGCGGCGCAGTGCTCGCTGCGCAAGCGATGGGGGCCGACATGGCCTATATCGGCTCGCCCTTCATCGCCACGGAAGAGGCCCGCGCGAGCGATGCCTACAAGCAGATGATCGTCGACAGCAACGCCGCCGACATCGTTTATTCCAATTACTTCACCGGCATACACGGCAATTACCTGAAACCGTCGATCCTTGCCGCCGGGATGGACCCGGCCAATCTGCCGGAAGCCGATCCCTCCAAGATGGACTTCGGCACGGCAACGGAAGGCGCCAAGGCATGGAAGGACATCTGGGGCTGCGGCCAGGGGATAGGCGCCGTGCGCGAAGTCGGCACCGTCGCCCGCCTTATCGACCGGCTGGAACAGGAATACGACGCCGCACGCGCACGCCTCGGCTTCGCTTCCAATTCCGAAGGGCCGCCGGCCCAGGAATTTTCAAGTTCTCGAAACTGA